In one window of Cellulophaga sp. HaHa_2_95 DNA:
- a CDS encoding type VI secretion system baseplate subunit TssF codes for MKSLSKEEIKERLIRRAADTWGMDEMEIEYSLDPIVSILFDACAHEFERISDTIKSSRTRITERLVDLLTPQVSVTARPAHAVMHALPIDSTLNINERSEFYHRKRMPIFRENGKNDFEDFFFAPAGDFKISNCSLDYIAYPEKIASHKNHRNIPFILKENFVGAADGSSIYLGIKPDDEVTSIQDLLCYFDLLNFSQKNVLTHQLGLSKWSLNGNPLEVVNGYNELEFAGQDLNTYINESIQSKIKFYENYVKEFYQDHFYTITDAIDVKSNLRDYPEDFETFLSEKDLKEFKTPLLWIKISFSSIVSSQMLDNLHCHINCFPVLNKKRHETNRRLKPYFNILPLEVDGDFFFDVQDIKGDSGNTYFIQDRKKEDTSTSTQAYLRFGGVSRFDERDASELLNYTIDLLKEDSIAFNAMNDDFINTNLKDLKQIISRIDQQIELRDFTKNKIPYLVINKNSINKNKDQFVFTNYWSTAGDKANKINPYVQLVQYSGTAFSTNSLTFITGTIGGKDEPNASEKIYAYREHILSKGKIITRQDIIQHCFGIFKDSITKVTIEKGVVVALDEGVGYTPTTDVYITKHEDAVYDEESWEHLKKEVLIGLQSRSANVLPFRVFYS; via the coding sequence ATGAAATCATTAAGTAAAGAAGAAATAAAAGAACGGTTAATTAGAAGGGCTGCCGATACCTGGGGAATGGATGAAATGGAAATTGAATATTCCCTTGATCCAATTGTCAGTATACTTTTTGATGCTTGTGCGCATGAATTTGAACGTATTTCAGATACTATAAAATCTAGTAGAACAAGAATTACGGAGCGCTTGGTAGATTTACTAACGCCCCAAGTTTCTGTAACCGCTAGGCCTGCTCATGCCGTAATGCACGCATTGCCAATAGATAGTACTCTTAATATTAATGAACGTTCAGAATTTTACCACCGAAAGAGAATGCCAATTTTCAGGGAGAATGGTAAAAACGATTTTGAAGATTTTTTCTTTGCTCCTGCAGGAGATTTTAAAATTAGCAATTGCAGTTTAGACTATATCGCCTATCCAGAAAAAATTGCTTCACATAAAAACCACCGGAACATACCTTTTATTCTCAAAGAGAATTTTGTGGGCGCTGCAGATGGTTCTAGTATTTATTTAGGAATAAAACCAGATGATGAAGTAACGTCTATCCAAGACTTACTTTGTTATTTTGATTTGCTTAATTTTTCTCAAAAAAATGTATTAACACACCAATTAGGCTTATCTAAATGGTCTTTAAATGGTAACCCATTAGAGGTGGTCAACGGGTACAATGAATTAGAATTCGCTGGGCAAGATTTAAATACCTATATCAATGAGTCTATACAGAGTAAGATTAAGTTCTACGAGAATTATGTAAAAGAATTTTACCAGGATCATTTTTATACGATTACAGATGCTATTGATGTAAAGAGTAATTTAAGAGACTATCCAGAAGATTTTGAGACGTTTTTAAGTGAGAAAGATTTAAAAGAATTTAAAACACCACTATTGTGGATCAAGATTTCTTTTTCTTCTATTGTATCTAGTCAGATGCTAGATAATTTACATTGCCATATCAATTGTTTTCCTGTGTTGAATAAAAAACGACATGAAACCAATAGACGCTTAAAACCGTATTTCAACATTTTACCACTAGAGGTCGATGGAGATTTCTTTTTTGATGTGCAAGATATAAAAGGCGATAGTGGAAACACGTATTTTATTCAAGATCGAAAAAAAGAAGACACCTCTACCAGTACACAGGCATATCTGCGTTTTGGTGGCGTATCTCGTTTTGATGAGCGTGATGCTTCAGAACTTTTAAATTACACCATAGATTTGCTTAAAGAAGATAGTATTGCTTTCAATGCTATGAATGATGATTTTATCAATACCAATTTAAAAGATCTTAAACAGATAATTTCTAGAATTGATCAACAGATAGAATTAAGAGATTTTACTAAAAATAAAATTCCATACCTAGTCATCAATAAAAATAGCATTAATAAAAATAAAGATCAATTTGTTTTTACTAATTATTGGAGCACAGCAGGTGATAAAGCAAATAAAATAAACCCATACGTACAATTAGTACAGTATTCGGGTACAGCTTTCTCTACAAACTCTTTAACCTTTATTACTGGTACTATTGGTGGTAAAGACGAACCGAATGCCAGTGAAAAAATATATGCCTACAGGGAACATATTCTTTCTAAAGGAAAAATAATTACGCGACAAGATATTATTCAACATTGCTTTGGCATTTTTAAAGATAGTATTACCAAAGTAACTATAGAAAAAGGTGTTGTTGTTGCATTAGATGAAGGTGTTGGGTATACGCCAACTACAGATGTATACATTACCAAGCATGAAGATGCCGTATATGATGAAGAAAGTTGGGAACACTTAAAGAAAGAAGTACTTATAGGGCTCCAATCAAGGTCTGCGAATGTGCTTCCTTTCCGTGTTTTTTATAGCTAA
- a CDS encoding type VI secretion system Vgr family protein, producing MPKMITPVLIIDGERFLPKSGYKVSIEQSMGTHSSFSVVFQTNATEGYGGTLMNNSINYSGKKISIGVNDGELEYVGIITSVALQKGIGASGAIVLSGQGASILLSRSVQCFSYEEGSSFSQVVSDTFNGHSTDLLKMEIGSGTNIRLPYTVQYNESDFSFLQRMCARYGVWMYDNGRTFCVGRTGDKQFSGVYGQDIQTFGLSTTLQSQNSGFTSKDWVNDSELESVSSSYSAQSGHMYAGHVKNESEGLFAKKENYSWNHNQNEYSGQQGLDHVAKVDTLSKAANMIIANGSSEIVGLRVGDNLTIEGVSFSDKTRRDAFGSYMVTKVAHRFDHSGNYENHFEGVPEGTEHPHYSAVFATPSAEEQRGVVLDNNDPDGLGRIKVQFGWQRRMGTSTPWIKMNTPYGGNGKGFYFIPELDEEVLVGFENNNPEKPYVLSAGYNSSAKSGVADAENNIKAIMTRSGHIIELNDTDGGEMITIKDKNENVFQIDTVNNDVTINANNNVNINAVESIKLSAKNIELKAQEDIVSQAGKNIVSTASENYNITAKNKNEIISESIKLQSKLHENISEEINISSTSKDMILFSQKSVDIQSNEKVKLF from the coding sequence ATGCCTAAAATGATTACCCCAGTGCTTATTATCGATGGAGAACGTTTTCTTCCTAAATCTGGTTATAAGGTTTCTATAGAACAATCCATGGGTACCCACAGCTCTTTTAGTGTGGTTTTTCAAACCAATGCTACCGAAGGGTACGGCGGTACACTCATGAATAATTCTATTAATTATTCAGGTAAAAAAATATCTATAGGCGTTAATGATGGCGAATTAGAATATGTGGGGATTATTACTTCGGTAGCCTTACAAAAAGGTATTGGTGCCTCTGGCGCTATTGTGCTATCAGGACAGGGAGCTAGTATTTTACTCTCACGCTCCGTACAATGTTTTAGCTATGAAGAAGGTTCTTCTTTTAGCCAAGTAGTGAGTGATACCTTTAACGGACATTCCACTGACCTTCTTAAAATGGAAATAGGAAGTGGTACTAATATTCGTTTGCCTTATACCGTACAATACAACGAATCCGACTTTTCCTTCTTGCAACGTATGTGTGCACGTTATGGCGTATGGATGTATGACAATGGTAGAACCTTTTGCGTAGGACGTACGGGAGATAAACAATTTAGCGGGGTTTATGGTCAGGATATTCAAACCTTTGGCCTCTCCACTACCCTACAGTCCCAAAATAGCGGCTTTACTTCTAAAGATTGGGTCAATGATAGCGAATTAGAATCAGTTTCCTCATCCTACAGCGCACAAAGTGGTCATATGTATGCCGGGCATGTAAAAAATGAATCTGAGGGTTTATTTGCCAAGAAAGAAAACTATTCTTGGAATCACAACCAGAATGAATATAGCGGACAACAAGGTTTAGACCATGTAGCAAAAGTAGATACCTTATCTAAAGCTGCGAATATGATTATTGCCAACGGATCTTCAGAGATTGTAGGTTTACGTGTGGGTGATAATTTGACCATTGAAGGCGTTAGTTTTTCTGACAAAACGCGTAGAGATGCGTTTGGATCCTATATGGTTACCAAAGTAGCGCACCGTTTTGATCACAGTGGTAATTATGAGAATCATTTTGAAGGGGTACCAGAAGGCACAGAACACCCACATTACAGTGCGGTATTTGCCACTCCCTCTGCAGAAGAACAACGTGGTGTTGTTTTAGATAACAATGACCCTGATGGTTTAGGACGTATAAAAGTACAGTTCGGTTGGCAACGAAGAATGGGCACCTCTACCCCATGGATAAAAATGAATACCCCATACGGTGGTAACGGCAAAGGCTTTTATTTTATTCCTGAACTGGATGAAGAAGTACTCGTAGGTTTTGAAAATAACAATCCAGAAAAACCCTATGTTTTGAGTGCTGGTTATAATAGCAGTGCCAAAAGTGGTGTTGCAGATGCGGAAAACAACATAAAAGCGATCATGACACGCAGTGGGCATATTATTGAATTAAATGATACTGATGGTGGGGAGATGATTACGATTAAGGATAAGAATGAGAATGTTTTTCAGATTGATACGGTGAATAACGACGTTACCATTAATGCCAATAATAATGTAAATATCAATGCGGTAGAAAGTATAAAGCTTTCTGCTAAAAATATAGAATTAAAAGCACAAGAAGATATTGTTTCTCAAGCTGGAAAAAACATTGTAAGTACAGCTAGTGAAAATTACAATATTACAGCCAAAAATAAAAACGAAATAATTAGTGAATCAATAAAGCTACAATCCAAATTGCATGAAAATATTTCTGAAGAAATAAATATTAGTAGCACCTCAAAGGATATGATACTGTTTTCTCAAAAGTCGGTGGATATTCAAAGTAATGAAAAAGTGAAATTATTTTAA
- a CDS encoding DUF4280 domain-containing protein: protein MASDKSLVCQGAMAQCQQGFVPDLLKVLSQKKYYINDQAGSDKLIGNTMDLGIPFEAGTFGQCKLQPTGSSFMPCIPNIIQWDGAYEKVELANGGQILTKTSKAICAIAGSAVIEFMTTGQMGAPSVTNFEEVSQQMHQQLNPLINMEKVLKKNPLEGIEIISKNF from the coding sequence ATGGCGAGTGATAAATCTTTAGTGTGTCAAGGCGCTATGGCTCAATGCCAGCAAGGCTTTGTTCCTGATCTCTTAAAAGTGCTCAGTCAGAAAAAATATTATATTAATGATCAAGCTGGTAGTGATAAATTAATTGGAAATACAATGGATTTAGGTATACCGTTTGAAGCGGGAACTTTTGGACAATGTAAATTACAACCTACTGGAAGTAGTTTTATGCCATGCATTCCAAATATAATTCAATGGGATGGGGCCTATGAAAAAGTAGAATTGGCAAACGGAGGTCAAATATTGACAAAAACAAGTAAAGCCATTTGTGCCATTGCAGGAAGTGCTGTTATAGAGTTTATGACAACAGGACAAATGGGAGCTCCTTCGGTAACTAATTTTGAAGAAGTTAGTCAACAAATGCATCAACAACTTAATCCATTAATAAATATGGAAAAAGTTTTGAAAAAAAATCCTTTAGAGGGAATTGAAATAATATCAAAAAATTTTTAA